From the Sphingomonas phyllosphaerae 5.2 genome, one window contains:
- a CDS encoding TonB-dependent receptor, producing the protein MTVLAWATPALSQDQGNLQNSVTGQPAAPQPAVPATANTTSANEAGQPQDTATAQNASQGNAVTGGRDDIVVVGLRGSLQRNLDIKRTSSGVVDVISAEDIGKFPDSNVAASLQRLPGVSIQRSGSRGEPTGITVRGFGGDFNTTLYDGRRISTATGGRQIDFSTVGVDFIGQLSVLKTPDVSLASSSIGATVNIQFPNPFDHPGFRVAATGSGSIQDRAGHIVPTGGLLISTTSADERFGILADVIYTRRDTDTNRVYVSGWPGGNFAPCQLTANCTSAQLASKTLPGWFPQQYGAEQQRVEDERFDARISLQYHPSDDLMLTLDNNFSRQTISQENYGFGVWFNQGDLRNVTLDDNGTATDFTQAGTPTDFTAALNKQILQTNQTGLNVKYDATENLTLEMDTAYAKSWLNPGDVIGSRNGDVGYGGDLGNVLRFSVNGDSKDAFPSISNFGPAGNAARWADQSLIGSHVTVNQTQHNTDELVQFRGNATWKQEDVTLKAGGQFYQDTFNFRNQSTFTNNFWQAYAGYGAPSGRATGISPLPASLFQGSVGLDNFIPGFKGSLPPSVFVFDPIAYQSYLSGLGNPYAQQVPGFNYPSPTSGDGLLGFRGTFDEAVDPGSVLRVRERTWSLYFSANFRTELGSMPLTFNAGIRNEVTNLRATGQGRLPTSITTSAADPTLLSIPTYTTLQAVTNNSSYSYLLPSLDAKLELTSDLVLRLDASRTLTRPGLNLLTPVLNVGNGQRVGALSASGGNSSLRPYLADNFDLGLEWYYRRNSYLAVNFFLKNVSNFIVGGVTRQAVNGVIDPTTGQPASFAVSQQVNGPDATVRGLELALQQVFGDTGFGFQANATFVNTNRPYDDTNISQTGFAVTGLANSANFVGFYDKAGFQFRAALNWRDKYLLQFGQNQNTGSFGAEPTFVNQSFQVDLTSSYDISKNLSVFGEVLNVNNNQQSTHGRYDNQLLDVFDYGRRYTLGARYRF; encoded by the coding sequence ATGACGGTGCTGGCTTGGGCGACGCCTGCGCTGTCGCAGGATCAAGGCAATCTTCAGAACAGCGTAACCGGTCAGCCCGCCGCGCCGCAGCCTGCAGTCCCCGCCACTGCCAACACGACCAGCGCGAACGAGGCCGGACAGCCTCAAGATACCGCTACCGCGCAGAATGCGTCGCAGGGCAATGCCGTTACAGGCGGCCGCGACGATATCGTCGTCGTCGGCCTTCGCGGGTCGCTGCAGCGCAACCTGGACATCAAACGAACGTCGTCGGGCGTGGTCGACGTGATCTCCGCGGAGGACATCGGCAAGTTCCCGGATTCGAATGTCGCAGCCTCGTTGCAGCGTCTTCCCGGGGTCTCGATCCAGCGCTCCGGGTCGCGTGGCGAGCCGACCGGCATCACGGTTCGCGGCTTCGGTGGCGACTTCAACACGACGCTTTACGACGGTCGTCGCATCTCGACCGCGACCGGCGGCCGCCAGATCGATTTCAGCACCGTGGGCGTCGACTTCATCGGACAGCTCAGCGTCCTGAAAACACCCGACGTTTCGCTGGCGTCGAGTTCGATCGGCGCGACAGTGAACATTCAGTTTCCCAACCCGTTCGATCATCCCGGCTTCCGCGTCGCGGCGACCGGCTCCGGATCGATCCAAGATCGCGCCGGCCACATCGTACCGACCGGCGGGTTGCTGATCAGCACCACGTCCGCCGACGAACGCTTCGGCATCCTGGCCGACGTGATCTACACGCGTCGCGACACGGACACGAACCGCGTCTATGTGTCGGGCTGGCCGGGTGGTAATTTCGCGCCGTGCCAGCTGACCGCGAATTGCACGTCTGCGCAACTGGCCAGCAAGACGCTGCCGGGCTGGTTCCCGCAGCAATATGGCGCGGAACAGCAGCGGGTCGAGGACGAGCGGTTCGACGCCCGCATCTCGTTGCAATATCATCCCAGCGATGACCTGATGCTGACGTTGGACAACAACTTCTCGCGTCAGACGATCTCGCAGGAGAATTACGGGTTCGGCGTCTGGTTCAACCAGGGCGACCTGCGTAATGTCACGCTCGACGACAACGGTACTGCCACCGACTTCACGCAAGCCGGCACGCCGACCGATTTCACGGCGGCCCTCAACAAGCAGATCCTGCAGACCAACCAGACCGGCCTGAACGTCAAGTACGACGCGACGGAGAACCTGACGCTGGAAATGGACACCGCCTATGCGAAAAGCTGGCTGAACCCCGGCGACGTCATCGGCAGCCGCAACGGCGACGTCGGTTATGGTGGGGATTTGGGCAACGTGCTTCGCTTCTCGGTCAACGGCGACAGCAAGGATGCCTTCCCGTCCATCAGCAACTTTGGCCCGGCCGGTAATGCGGCGCGCTGGGCGGACCAGTCGCTGATCGGATCGCATGTCACCGTAAACCAGACGCAGCACAATACCGACGAGCTAGTGCAGTTCCGCGGCAATGCCACGTGGAAGCAGGAGGATGTGACCCTGAAGGCCGGCGGGCAATTCTATCAAGATACGTTCAACTTTCGCAACCAAAGCACGTTCACCAACAACTTTTGGCAGGCCTATGCCGGCTATGGTGCGCCGTCCGGTCGCGCGACAGGCATCTCGCCGCTGCCTGCCAGCCTGTTCCAGGGTTCGGTCGGGCTCGACAACTTCATTCCCGGTTTCAAGGGCAGCCTGCCGCCGTCGGTCTTCGTCTTCGATCCGATCGCGTATCAGAGCTACCTGAGCGGGCTCGGCAATCCGTACGCGCAGCAGGTTCCTGGCTTCAACTATCCGTCGCCGACCAGCGGGGATGGCCTGCTCGGCTTCCGCGGGACGTTCGACGAGGCGGTCGACCCCGGCAGCGTGCTGCGCGTCCGCGAACGGACCTGGTCGCTGTACTTCAGCGCGAACTTCCGGACCGAGCTCGGCAGCATGCCGCTCACATTCAATGCCGGTATCCGCAACGAGGTCACTAACCTGCGCGCGACCGGGCAGGGTCGCCTGCCGACGTCGATCACAACCAGCGCCGCCGATCCGACGCTGCTCAGCATCCCGACCTACACGACGCTACAGGCGGTGACGAACAACAGCTCCTATTCGTATCTGCTGCCAAGCCTCGATGCGAAGCTGGAACTGACCAGCGATCTGGTGCTTCGTCTCGACGCCTCGCGTACACTCACGCGTCCGGGCCTAAATCTGCTCACGCCGGTCCTGAACGTCGGCAACGGCCAGCGCGTCGGCGCCCTCTCGGCAAGTGGCGGTAACTCCAGCCTTCGTCCGTACCTCGCCGATAATTTCGATCTGGGCCTGGAATGGTATTATCGTCGCAACTCCTATCTCGCCGTAAATTTCTTCCTGAAGAACGTCAGCAACTTCATTGTCGGTGGCGTGACACGGCAGGCGGTCAACGGCGTCATCGATCCCACCACCGGGCAGCCGGCCTCCTTTGCGGTGTCGCAGCAGGTCAACGGTCCCGATGCGACGGTCCGCGGTTTGGAACTGGCGCTGCAACAGGTGTTCGGGGATACCGGCTTCGGTTTCCAGGCCAATGCCACCTTCGTCAACACGAACCGGCCATATGACGACACGAACATCTCACAGACAGGCTTTGCCGTCACAGGACTGGCAAATTCGGCGAACTTCGTCGGCTTCTACGACAAGGCGGGTTTCCAATTTCGTGCCGCCCTCAACTGGCGTGACAAATATCTGCTGCAATTCGGCCAGAACCAGAACACCGGTTCGTTCGGTGCAGAGCCAACTTTCGTCAATCAGAGCTTCCAGGTCGATCTCACCAGCAGCTACGACATCAGCAAGAATTTGAGCGTCTTTGGCGAGGTACTGAACGTCAACAACAACCAGCAAAGTACGCACGGGCGTTACGACAACCAGTTGCTGGACGTTTTCGACTACGGCCGGCGTTATACCCTGGGCGCGCGCTACAGGTTCTGA
- a CDS encoding SapC family protein: MTEWQLLNNVQHGQLRVSRCRDSARHFAQIVAGEFLKAAAHYPILFTKNPQTGAFYAGVVMGTEPGRNLLTVDGQLPDYRPADLERQGFFVADGQVVIDPDHPVFGDPDGRLLFGVDGEPEPALQRVQHALHTLERGIPETDALIRRFLSPHGLIEPIDVTLHSDDGRPVRLEGLYTISLDALHGLDDAAALGMFRAGDLQLAYAQAISVQHLHRLGRLRNERLFEPVP, translated from the coding sequence ATGACCGAATGGCAGTTGTTGAACAATGTGCAGCACGGCCAGTTGCGCGTGTCGCGATGCCGCGACTCGGCCCGGCACTTTGCGCAGATCGTGGCGGGCGAGTTCCTCAAGGCGGCAGCCCACTACCCGATCCTTTTCACTAAGAACCCGCAGACCGGCGCGTTCTACGCCGGGGTCGTGATGGGCACGGAACCTGGTCGCAACCTTCTGACCGTCGATGGACAACTGCCAGATTACCGGCCGGCTGATCTGGAGCGGCAAGGATTCTTCGTCGCGGACGGCCAGGTGGTGATCGACCCCGATCACCCGGTGTTCGGCGACCCGGACGGCCGCCTCTTGTTCGGCGTCGACGGCGAGCCAGAGCCGGCGCTCCAGCGTGTGCAGCACGCGTTGCACACGCTGGAGCGCGGCATTCCTGAGACCGATGCCCTGATCCGCCGCTTCCTGTCGCCGCACGGGCTGATCGAACCGATCGACGTGACGCTCCATTCGGACGACGGTCGACCCGTGCGGCTGGAGGGGCTCTACACGATCAGCCTGGACGCGCTGCACGGGCTCGACGATGCCGCGGCGTTGGGAATGTTCCGCGCCGGCGACCTGCAACTCGCCTATGCGCAGGCGATCTCAGTGCAGCATCTGCATCGCCTGGGACGGCTCAGGAACGAGCGGTTGTTCGAGCCGGTGCCATGA
- a CDS encoding cupin-like domain-containing protein: protein MIRDAPAEALVDADRFRESVMTVGDPVVVRGATRHWPMMHTGIPQAVIDALTRHDAGEMAEVFVGDAAIGARYHYDDAMAGFNFRRETMPFGAALSAILTTADLPDRPSLYMGSLTAERFCPGIEAEVRLPIVPAGVRPRLWIGHASVVACHYDTMDNIACVAAGRRRFTLFPPDAIADLYVGPIDHNMAGQPVALAVGSAPGDRRYPLFERARHRALVVELEAGDALYVPKLWWHQVEATASFNVLVNYWWDGFATGPDQPYTTMLLAMTAIASRPAPERAAWRAWFDHYVFRPNGHPLAFLPNERHGILSAGRENIARVRAMAMRLLRG from the coding sequence ATGATCCGGGACGCGCCAGCCGAGGCGCTCGTCGACGCCGATCGCTTCCGCGAAAGTGTCATGACCGTTGGCGATCCCGTGGTCGTCCGCGGGGCGACACGTCACTGGCCGATGATGCATACCGGGATCCCGCAGGCGGTAATCGACGCGCTTACACGGCATGATGCCGGAGAGATGGCTGAAGTGTTCGTCGGCGATGCCGCGATCGGCGCGCGCTACCACTATGACGATGCGATGGCAGGCTTCAACTTCCGGAGAGAGACGATGCCGTTCGGCGCCGCGCTGTCGGCGATCCTGACGACGGCCGATCTGCCGGACCGCCCGAGCCTGTACATGGGATCGCTGACCGCGGAGCGATTTTGCCCCGGCATCGAAGCGGAAGTGCGGCTGCCGATCGTCCCCGCGGGCGTGCGACCGCGCCTCTGGATCGGACATGCGTCGGTCGTGGCGTGCCACTACGACACCATGGACAATATCGCGTGCGTCGCGGCCGGGCGACGCCGCTTCACGCTCTTTCCGCCGGATGCGATCGCCGACCTCTACGTCGGTCCGATCGACCATAACATGGCCGGACAGCCGGTGGCGCTCGCGGTCGGCAGCGCGCCCGGCGACCGCCGCTATCCGCTTTTCGAGCGCGCCCGCCACCGCGCGCTGGTGGTCGAGCTCGAGGCGGGCGACGCGCTGTATGTGCCCAAGCTATGGTGGCATCAGGTGGAGGCCACCGCATCGTTCAACGTGCTGGTCAATTACTGGTGGGACGGGTTCGCGACCGGCCCGGACCAGCCCTATACGACGATGCTGCTCGCGATGACGGCGATCGCGTCGCGTCCCGCGCCGGAGCGAGCGGCGTGGCGGGCGTGGTTCGATCACTACGTCTTTCGCCCGAACGGCCATCCGCTGGCGTTCCTGCCGAACGAGCGCCATGGCATCCTGAGCGCCGGCAGGGAGAATATCGCGCGAGTGCGTGCGATGGCGATGCGGCTGCTGCGCGGCTGA
- a CDS encoding IS6 family transposase yields the protein MPRPRKPASPFRYFNSSPEVIRLVVLMYVRFPLSLRNVEDLLFERGIDICHETVRLWWNRFGPLFAGEVRRQRVSRMRGFRHWRWHLDEMYVKLNGEMVYLWRAVDHEGEILESYVTRTRDKDAALRFMKKALKRHGSPEAITTDGLRSYGAAMNELGNRDKQEVGRWANNRVENSHLPFRRRERAMLRFRQMKTLQKFASVHANVHNHFSLERHLIDRQTYRERRSAALAEWQSLVS from the coding sequence ATGCCCCGTCCCCGCAAGCCAGCCTCTCCGTTCCGCTACTTCAACTCGTCGCCGGAGGTCATCCGGCTGGTGGTGCTGATGTATGTTCGCTTCCCGCTGTCACTGCGCAACGTGGAGGACCTGCTGTTCGAGCGTGGGATCGACATTTGCCACGAGACGGTGCGGCTGTGGTGGAACAGGTTCGGACCGCTGTTCGCAGGCGAGGTGCGCCGTCAGCGCGTGAGCCGGATGCGTGGCTTTCGTCATTGGCGCTGGCACCTGGACGAGATGTACGTGAAGCTGAACGGAGAGATGGTCTACCTGTGGAGAGCGGTCGACCATGAGGGAGAAATCCTCGAGAGTTACGTCACCCGCACCAGAGACAAGGATGCAGCACTCCGCTTCATGAAGAAGGCGCTCAAACGCCATGGCTCACCTGAGGCAATCACCACCGATGGCTTGCGCTCTTACGGCGCTGCGATGAACGAGCTCGGCAACCGCGACAAGCAGGAGGTGGGCCGCTGGGCCAATAACCGGGTGGAAAACTCACACCTGCCGTTCCGACGGCGAGAACGGGCGATGCTGCGGTTCCGGCAGATGAAGACGCTGCAGAAGTTCGCCTCTGTCCATGCCAACGTCCACAACCACTTCAGCCTCGAACGCCACCTCATCGATCGACAGACTTATCGGGAACGACGCTCCGCCGCATTGGCGGAGTGGCAGTCGCTCGTCAGCTGA
- a CDS encoding I78 family peptidase inhibitor produces the protein MAPDDAAILRRTHSSIIRRLAQGDPMTKDYRVERVTVTVAEGRIVSASCG, from the coding sequence GTGGCGCCCGACGATGCGGCCATTCTCCGCCGTACGCACAGCTCGATCATCAGGCGTTTGGCGCAAGGCGATCCAATGACGAAGGATTACCGGGTGGAGCGCGTTACCGTCACCGTTGCCGAAGGCCGCATCGTGTCTGCATCCTGTGGCTGA
- a CDS encoding DUF6438 domain-containing protein: MEPQAVASARFGIRSLTYATTPCHGFCPVYSVTIDADGAGVFNGTSNTAVVGERRFTATPVQVASLFGRLQPYLSVGEVLLTGPDTCKVYVTDLPSIDVTWTGDGGTGHLLYDYGCDRDAHRPLAETLRAAPQTLPIAELISQR, encoded by the coding sequence GTGGAGCCGCAGGCCGTTGCATCTGCTCGATTTGGAATCCGCAGTCTGACCTATGCGACGACGCCATGCCATGGGTTCTGCCCGGTCTATAGCGTAACGATCGATGCCGATGGCGCCGGCGTCTTCAACGGGACGAGCAACACGGCCGTGGTGGGCGAGCGCCGCTTCACAGCGACACCGGTACAGGTCGCGAGTTTGTTCGGCCGGCTCCAACCCTATCTCTCCGTGGGCGAAGTGCTGCTGACCGGACCGGATACCTGCAAGGTGTACGTAACCGATCTTCCTTCGATCGACGTCACATGGACCGGCGATGGTGGCACGGGTCACCTCTTGTATGATTATGGCTGCGACCGCGACGCGCACCGGCCGCTGGCCGAGACGTTACGCGCAGCCCCCCAGACGCTGCCGATCGCCGAACTGATCAGCCAGCGCTGA
- a CDS encoding barstar family protein, producing MTKTLEILGHAIIDIPTFYAEINRLFMADESWSLGESLDALNDMLYGGYGAIEGHEPVKLIWRDVDASRSALGFAATRTFLTEKLQRPGTFNIDMIARQLDALEQGAGQTYFDIVLEIIGDHPNIEFVAA from the coding sequence ATGACCAAGACATTGGAGATTCTTGGCCACGCCATCATCGACATCCCGACATTTTATGCCGAGATCAATCGCCTCTTCATGGCTGACGAAAGCTGGTCGCTCGGCGAAAGCCTCGATGCGTTGAACGACATGCTTTACGGGGGCTATGGCGCGATCGAAGGGCATGAGCCGGTCAAACTGATCTGGCGGGACGTGGACGCCAGCAGATCGGCGCTCGGCTTCGCAGCGACGCGCACGTTCCTGACAGAAAAGCTGCAACGGCCCGGCACGTTCAACATCGACATGATCGCCCGTCAGTTGGATGCCCTCGAGCAAGGCGCTGGACAAACCTATTTCGATATCGTCCTCGAGATCATTGGCGATCATCCCAACATCGAGTTTGTCGCGGCTTGA
- a CDS encoding DUF4232 domain-containing protein has product MPIIAILLLTVSSPLSPPCQAGQLRLSLDARDGDLNGTSHSGTEISVGNMGPDCTLAALPQVQLRDAQNRIAPAVRQAPRGMHPGPVMVPLRLATGHRAAAEIRWIASPVFPRSRGVLIARLTLNIGIGTISAPLTAQLFGAVGQPVTFEQTPLRAVEGMAAG; this is encoded by the coding sequence ATGCCGATCATCGCTATATTGTTGCTCACCGTGTCGTCCCCGCTATCGCCACCTTGCCAAGCAGGTCAGCTTCGCCTGTCGCTCGACGCCCGCGATGGGGATTTAAATGGCACATCGCACTCGGGAACCGAGATATCGGTCGGCAATATGGGGCCGGATTGCACGTTGGCAGCTCTGCCGCAGGTCCAGCTACGCGATGCGCAAAATCGTATTGCCCCGGCGGTTCGGCAGGCACCGCGTGGGATGCACCCGGGCCCGGTGATGGTGCCGCTTCGGCTCGCGACCGGCCACCGCGCAGCGGCCGAGATCCGCTGGATCGCCAGCCCTGTCTTTCCTCGCAGTCGAGGCGTTCTCATTGCCCGTCTCACGCTTAACATTGGTATCGGGACGATCTCGGCACCACTCACGGCGCAGCTTTTCGGAGCAGTCGGACAGCCCGTCACGTTCGAGCAGACCCCGCTGCGCGCTGTCGAAGGCATGGCGGCGGGCTGA
- a CDS encoding lysozyme inhibitor LprI family protein encodes MKRIVDFAVIVAGVVCAMPASAQTAGAFMNNPAFRDPPPARCTSTLDIQRCAAHDLRSADAQMSARYASLRGQLRPAAQQKLLAEQRAWLKSRDRDCLARGQSGGSMASIAVAQCWIKVTRARTATLGARLPQASTATRLLPPAAFVGRWRGGEGTFLKISHQDSGFVIDNQWGLDADMHGKFIGKVTPAGLSFRRNGVTETLRPSKGNAINRSALAGKTDCLMVSHDEGYCRY; translated from the coding sequence GTGAAGCGAATTGTGGATTTTGCCGTGATCGTCGCCGGTGTCGTCTGTGCGATGCCCGCGAGCGCGCAGACCGCCGGCGCCTTCATGAACAATCCGGCGTTTCGTGATCCTCCGCCTGCCCGATGCACGTCGACGTTGGACATACAGCGTTGTGCGGCACACGACCTGCGCAGCGCCGATGCGCAGATGAGCGCTCGCTACGCTTCTCTGCGCGGCCAACTGCGCCCGGCCGCGCAACAGAAGCTGCTTGCCGAGCAGCGCGCGTGGTTGAAGTCACGGGATCGTGACTGCCTTGCCCGCGGCCAGAGCGGCGGATCGATGGCATCGATTGCCGTTGCGCAATGCTGGATCAAGGTGACCAGGGCTCGTACGGCGACACTCGGGGCGAGGCTGCCTCAGGCGAGCACCGCGACGCGCCTGCTACCCCCTGCCGCATTTGTCGGTCGATGGAGGGGCGGCGAAGGCACCTTTTTGAAAATCAGTCATCAGGACAGCGGCTTCGTGATTGACAACCAATGGGGGCTCGACGCCGATATGCACGGCAAATTCATAGGCAAGGTCACGCCCGCGGGCTTGAGCTTCCGCCGCAACGGCGTCACTGAAACCCTCCGTCCGAGCAAGGGGAATGCGATCAATCGCAGCGCCCTTGCCGGAAAAACGGATTGCCTCATGGTGTCCCATGATGAGGGCTATTGCCGCTACTGA
- a CDS encoding ribosome modulation factor, with product MVQNPYAEGMKAGAGGRLTGDDCPYQSVLVEHERAEWMRGFDLSRKDQAPRRSK from the coding sequence ATGGTTCAGAATCCTTATGCAGAGGGCATGAAGGCCGGGGCAGGCGGCAGATTGACCGGGGATGATTGCCCCTATCAATCCGTACTCGTCGAGCATGAACGCGCTGAGTGGATGCGGGGGTTTGATTTAAGTAGAAAGGATCAAGCCCCTCGCCGAAGCAAGTAG
- a CDS encoding acyl-CoA thioesterase produces the protein MTTAAPHRFAIGIESADIDFMGHVNNASYLKWVQAAVLDHWRALAPAEIAAQHLWVALKHEITYRKPAFLEDDVIATVLLEKVHGARAFYETVIKRGEEVLAEVKSSWCCIDAATLRPARLAQDVIEHFFPPADLQPER, from the coding sequence GTGACCACCGCTGCTCCACATCGCTTCGCAATCGGCATCGAGTCGGCTGACATCGATTTTATGGGGCACGTGAACAATGCGAGCTACCTGAAGTGGGTACAGGCGGCGGTGCTTGATCATTGGCGCGCGCTGGCTCCAGCAGAAATTGCCGCCCAGCACCTGTGGGTCGCGCTCAAGCACGAGATCACCTACCGTAAGCCGGCGTTTCTCGAGGATGATGTGATCGCCACCGTCCTGCTGGAGAAGGTGCATGGCGCGCGCGCCTTCTACGAAACCGTGATCAAGCGCGGCGAGGAGGTTCTCGCAGAGGTGAAGTCGAGTTGGTGCTGTATCGATGCAGCCACCTTGCGTCCCGCGCGGCTCGCGCAGGACGTGATCGAGCACTTCTTTCCACCGGCTGACCTCCAGCCTGAGCGCTGA